From the genome of Schistosoma haematobium chromosome Unknown HiC_scaffold_293, whole genome shotgun sequence, one region includes:
- a CDS encoding uncharacterized protein (EggNog:ENOG410VJ0D~COG:S): MKAQFIKKCQLPSCDEETDNPVVVTESRITVATEQWANIVTDTATASCSHVQCSDNTINEMSPTIHLSVKDELDKMVIEMMKGGYISIKKADQILDIFRARYPELPTSVRSVLRRCNNVEPKILDSGTYYHLGLKSSLLRISGHWLRRIRFNELQLQLNYDGLSLFKSSNQQLWPILGRIVAPLVSSVFVVGIYGGEVKPSDFNDMSATLITELQELLTVGINVDKYHLHLTVKLVAVICDAPARSNVKYIVGHNGIAGCDKCQVLGTRMGGRMTFPNGEHDLRSDVTFRCRSQSIHHRGRSSFENLPVDMIKCFPCEPMHMIYLGVTKKIVSLWKELALKRLNRMDQSIIASINDALDLCRQHTTCDFQRKCRSLNEVSVWKATECRLFLLYLGPVVLQNRLPLSMYRNFQSLSLSIYLLSHPKFHSIFANSVRVYINNFLLGYERCYGTEHLIYNVHSLKHIADDVMEHGTLESFAAFPFESYMRKIRRSVHCGFAVAKQAAQRYAEEVYFQSILNQDMADNVTEPEVTDNSSKQMVSYRNSKLSTSRPDNVVIAKGRPGFVTEIRDGGLIRFRPFHSPSDLYTDPFPPVVLVCLSVLP, encoded by the exons ATGAAAGCACAGTTTATAAAGAAGTGTCAGTTACCGAGCTGTGACGAAGAGACAGACAATCCAGTTGTCGTCACAGAATCGCGTATTACCGTAGCTACAGAGCAGTGGGCTAATATTGTCACAGATACAGCTACTGCTTCATGTAGTCACGTCCAATGTTCAGACAACACAATCAACG AAATGTCCCCAACCATTCATCTTTCGGTGAAAGACGAGTTAGACAAAATggtcattgaaatgatgaaaggTGGTTATATAAGCATAAAGAAGGCTGATCAAATACTGGACATTTTTCGTGCGCGGTATCCAGAACTTCCAACGTCCGTCAGAAGTGTTCTACGTCGATGCAACAACGTGGAGCCTAAGATCCTAGATTCTGGAACGTATTACCATTTAGGATTGAAATCCAGTCTTTTGAGAATTTCAGGACATTGGCTTCGTCGAATCCGTTTCAACGAATTGCAGTTGCAGTTAAACTACGATGGTCTAAGTTTGTTCAAAAGCTCTAACCAACAGCTGTGGCCGATCCTAGGTCGTATAGTAGCTCCACTAGTTAGTAGTGTTTTCGTAGTTGGGATCTACGGTGGTGAAGTAAAACCATCTGATTTCAACGACATGTCAGCAACACTTATAACAGAGTTACAGGAGTTGCTGACAGTAGGTATTAATGTAGATAAGTATCACTTacatttaacagttaaattagtTGCTGTTATTTGTGACGCTCCAGCTCGCAGCAACGTCAAGTACATTGTGGGACACAATGGTATCGCTGGCTGTGACAAATGTCAGGTCTTAGGGACGCGAATGGGTGGTCGAATGACTTTCCCCAATGGTGAACACGACTTAAGAAGTGATGTCACTTTTCGTTGTAGGTCCCAATCTATCCATCATCGTGGCagaagttcatttgaaaatctgCCAGTGGATATGATTAAATGTTTCCCTTGTGAACCCATGCATATGATATATTTAGGTGTTACCAAAAAAATTGTTTCATTATGGAAGGAGCTAGCTCTTAAGCGACTTAATAGGATGGATCAATCAATTATCGCATCAATAAATGATGCACTAGACTTATGTAGACAACACACGACATGCGATTTTCAACGGAAATGTCGTTCACTTAATGAAGTTTCTGTATGGAAAGCAACTGAATGTCGGTTGTTCTTATTATACTTAGGACCTGTAGttcttcagaataggttaccaTTATCAATGTACAGAAACTTCCAGTCACTCTCcttgtctatttatttattatcgcACCCTAAGTTTCATAGCATATTCGCTAACAGTGTTAGGGTTTACATTAATAACTTTTTATTAGGTTACGAAAGGTGTTACGGTACCGAACACTTAATCTACAATGTGCATAGTTTAAAGCACATTGCAGACGACGTTATGGAACATGGTACTTTAGAATCGTTCGCAGCATTTCCTTTTGAGTCCTACATGAGAAAAATTAGGCGTTCAGTACACTGTGGATTCGCCGTGGCTAAACAAGCCGCACAGCGATATGCCGAAGAAGTTTACTTTCAAAGTATACTGAATCAGGATATGGCTGACAATGTCACTGAACCTGAGGTAACTGATAATTCTTCCAAGCAAATGGTCAGTTACAGGAACTCAAAGCTATCTACTTCAAGGCCGGACAATGTAGTTATTGCCAAAGGTAGACCAGGGTTCGTAACAGAAATCCGTGATGGAGGTCTTATTAGGTTCCGGCCATTTCATAGTCCTTCTGATTTGTATACTGACCCTTTTCCTCCAGTAGTATTGGTATGTTTAAGTGTTCTACCTTAA
- a CDS encoding uncharacterized protein (EggNog:ENOG410WIKC~COG:U), with the protein SGPGLTSDIYRSDNNGKTFTKITQQLGESIYIRRENGLQRHQNQRDSKELFVICYDVENTTRSMIFVTEDGGSTWERSSVPFVLSGQLRFYPRERLSPWVLTLEEKTSILYLSLDNGKTWKNIHDNVVDYFWLVICKLILRYSGLFMK; encoded by the exons TCTGGCCCTGGACTAACATCCGACATATATCGTAG TGACAACAACGGTAAAACGTTCACAAAAATTACGCAGCAGTTGGGTGAGAGTATTTACATCCGGAGAGAAAATGGCCTTCAGCGTCATCAGAATCAGAGAGATTCAAAAGAA CTATTTGTGATATGTTATGATGTGGAAAATACGACCAGGTCTATGATTTTTGTTACTGAAGATGGGGGTTCTACTTGGGAGAGGTCTAGTGTACCATTTGTCTTAAGCGGTCAGCTGCGTTTTTATCCACGTGAAAGACTTTCTCCATGGGTTTTAACTTTAGAAGAAAAAACATCG ATTTTATATCTGTCACTTGATAACGGTAAAACATGGAAAAACATTCACGATAATGTTGTGGATTACTTTTGGTTAGTTATATGCAAACTAATCTTACGTTATTCAGGTCTGTTTATGAAATAG